The Neofelis nebulosa isolate mNeoNeb1 chromosome X, mNeoNeb1.pri, whole genome shotgun sequence genome has a segment encoding these proteins:
- the LOC131502498 gene encoding LOW QUALITY PROTEIN: olfactory receptor 3A3-like (The sequence of the model RefSeq protein was modified relative to this genomic sequence to represent the inferred CDS: deleted 1 base in 1 codon), with the protein MDSRLHAPMYDFLVNLSLLDTAYISSTGPQVLEHLLAAVRTVPYRACLPQIFFLHFLAPWECFLLTAMAYDRYAAIGRPPHHLVLMGRRRTRAGMASTSHLLALADAFAHTVLAAPLRFCGPRLITHFSCGLPPLTRLSCSSTWASELALFVFSFVVALAPRAPVAIACVRVVAAILRIHSAEGRRKAFSTCGAHTTVVCIFYIASVLCYILPSSACSGLRDRVLSVLYVVLTPMLNPVIYSMRNKEVKRALFKALGKESASWALVTSNQRGVSPAQEFLTSECAPSARCLSVSTCSAPHPRRTLDAIGIPPCTMYYTKAPILLWTRAGL; encoded by the exons ATGGACTCCCGACTCCACGCTCCCATGTACGACTTCTTAGTCAACCTCTCACTGCTGGACACTGCCTATATCTCCAGCACGGGGCCTCAGGTGCTGGAACACCTGCTGGCAGCAGTGCGGACCGTGCCCTATCGTGCTTGTCTTCCCcagatcttctttctccacttcctGGCTCCCTGGGAGTGCTTCCTGCTCACagccatggcctatgaccgctatgcaGCCATCGGCCGGCCACCGCACCACCTAGTCCTCATGGGCCGACGG CGGACCCGGGCAGGAATGGCTTCCACCTCCCACCTGCTTGCCTTGGCCGATGCGTTCGCCCACACCGTCCTTGCAGCTCCACTGAGGTTCTGCGGGCCTCGCCTCATCACCCACTTCTCCTGTGGCCTCCCTCCACTGACCAGACTCTCTTGCTCAAGCACGTGGGCCAGCGAACTTGCCCTGTTCGTCTTCAGTTTCGTGGTGGCTCTTGCACCCCGTGCCCCGGTTGCGATCGCCTGTGTACGTGTTGTGGCTGCGATTCTCAGGATTCACTCCGCTGAGGGCCGAAGAAAAGCCTTTTCCACCTGTGGTGCTCACACCACCGTGGTCTGCATTTTCTACATCGCTTCAGTCCTCTGCTACATCCTCCCCAGCTCTGCGTGCTCTGGCTTGCGGGACCGGGTGCTCTCTGTGCTGTACGTGGTCCTCACCCCCATGCTCAACCCCGTCATCTACAGCATGCGAAACAAGGAGGTGAAGAGGGCTTTGTTCAAGGCCCTCGGGAAAGAAAGTGCCTCCTGGGCACTGGTCACATCAAATCAACGAGGAGTGTCCCCGGCTCAGGAGTTTCTCACATCCGAATGTGCTCCCAGTGCTAGGTGCCTGTCAGTCTCCACCTGCTCCGCACCCCACCCTCGTCGCACACTGGATGCCATAGGGATCCCTCCCTGTACAATGTATTACACGAAGGCACCAATTTTGCTGTGGACCAGAGCCGGGCTGTGA
- the LOC131502374 gene encoding cancer/testis antigen 1-like isoform X2, with amino-acid sequence MEATDRGAGGGAGGPEGQRGPGDPGVPDGPGGHEGPGGGGEGEECAAAGAAPRVAQAPCAPVPGAAAVPGLGGHPLPGPGGHGGPTAGGPGSQPLQFYVTMPFPSPTEAQVAHQCLATQGQPQVGAVRKEFTPTDCRRAWPTPDFHRLLS; translated from the exons ATGGAGGCCACAGATCGAGGCGCAGGCGGTGGGGCCGGCGGTCCCGAGGGTCAGCGTGGCCCGGGAGACCCCGGTGTCCCAGATGGCCCCGGAGGCCACGAGGGCCCCGGCGGAGGTGGTGAGGGAGAGGAGTGTGCCGCGGCCGGTGCGGCCCCGCGGGTCGCGCAGGCGCCATGTGCTCCCGTCCCGGGCGCAGCTGCCGTGCCAGGGCTTGGCGGACACCCTTTGCCGGGACCCGGTGGGCACGGCGGGCCCACAGCCGGAGGGCCGGGGAGCCAGCCGCTGCAGTT CTATGTCACCATGCCTTTCCCGTCACCCACGGAGGCACAGGTGGCCCACCAGTGTCTGGCGACACAGGGCCAGCCCCAGGTCGGGGCAGTTCGGAAGGAGTTCACG CCGACTGACTGCCGAAGAGCCTGGCCAACTCCAGATTTCCATCGCCTCCTGTCTTGA
- the LOC131502374 gene encoding cancer/testis antigen 1-like isoform X1, with product MEATDRGAGGGAGGPEGQRGPGDPGVPDGPGGHEGPGGGGEGEECAAAGAAPRVAQAPCAPVPGAAAVPGLGGHPLPGPGGHGGPTAGGPGSQPLQFYVTMPFPSPTEAQVAHQCLATQGQPQVGAVRKEFTVFGNVLIIRLTAEEPGQLQISIASCLDQLSLLVWTMQRFVPPFFRLPEPGKRG from the exons ATGGAGGCCACAGATCGAGGCGCAGGCGGTGGGGCCGGCGGTCCCGAGGGTCAGCGTGGCCCGGGAGACCCCGGTGTCCCAGATGGCCCCGGAGGCCACGAGGGCCCCGGCGGAGGTGGTGAGGGAGAGGAGTGTGCCGCGGCCGGTGCGGCCCCGCGGGTCGCGCAGGCGCCATGTGCTCCCGTCCCGGGCGCAGCTGCCGTGCCAGGGCTTGGCGGACACCCTTTGCCGGGACCCGGTGGGCACGGCGGGCCCACAGCCGGAGGGCCGGGGAGCCAGCCGCTGCAGTT CTATGTCACCATGCCTTTCCCGTCACCCACGGAGGCACAGGTGGCCCACCAGTGTCTGGCGACACAGGGCCAGCCCCAGGTCGGGGCAGTTCGGAAGGAGTTCACGGTATTCGGCAACGTCCTAATTAT CCGACTGACTGCCGAAGAGCCTGGCCAACTCCAGATTTCCATCGCCTCCTGTCTTGACCAGCTTTCCCTGTTGGTTTGGACCATGCAGCGCTTCGTGCCCCCGTTTTTCAGATTGCCGGAGCCAGGCAAAAGGGGCTAA
- the LOC131501997 gene encoding EKC/KEOPS complex subunit LAGE3-like, which yields MEAADAAAGGEAGGADNARDGQGGQEGQEGQGGGRGRRGHGHGLGGADAEAAVAGEAPRVPRPRHAPGPGGDALSAAGRPETRTHIFALGVPFPSQLEAEIACASFAPYREPYGCLVEQQLTVFGSVLAIRWRAENPFLLRISIINFLDQLSLVIRTMQRFRFPVPAKPALAKGG from the exons ATGGAGGCGGCAGACGCAGCCGCAGGCGGCGAGGCGGGCGGCGCCGACAACGCCCGGGACGGCCAGGGGGgccaggagggccaggagggccaGGGAGGCGGCCGAGGCCGCCGCGGGCACGGTCATGGCCTCGGAGGCGCGGACGCGGAGGCCGCGGTCGCCGGCGAGGCTCCGCGTGTCCCGCGACCACGGCACGCCCCGGGGCCAGGCGGAGATGCCCTCTCCGCGGCCGGAAGGCCGGAAACCCGAACACACATATT CGCCCTCGGCGTGCCTTTCCCGTCCCAGTTGGAGGCGGAGATCGCCTGTGCGTCTTTCGCCCCATATCGGGAACCGTATGGATGCCTTGTGGAGCAGCAGCTCACGGTGTTCGGCAGCGTCCTGGCCAT ccGCTGGAGAGCTGAAAACCCTTTCCTCCTCCGAATTTCCATCATCAACTTTCTTGACCAGCTTTCCCTGGTGATTCGGACCATGCAGCGCTTCCGGTTCCCGGTTCCTGCTAAGCCTGCGCTGGCGAAAGGGGGCTAA
- the LOC131502559 gene encoding EKC/KEOPS complex subunit Lage3-like isoform X1 encodes MRAPDDEAASPAPDDGAEEVAVTQAPDEDGADGAAVTRAPEGGAEDAGAAPQASDGGTDGHDPQLSPRGPGCQGNCSRHDGEGGPGSKGAVVEGACAPPLAERAPRALAPGGDATPAAVTSSRLLEFRLTVSFRSPLEAEMARRSLTTHVQRHRGLAQKELCVRGSALAVCVLQERWTTENPIFFRVSVNSFLDRLPLVIGNIRALGSRPPRRLGPGKGAEA; translated from the exons ATGAGGGCCCCGGACGACGAAGCGGCCTCTCCGGCCCCGGACGACGGCGCGGAGGAAGTGGCGGTCACGCAGGCCCCTGACGAGGACGGCGCGGACGGCGCGGCGGTCACGCGGGCTCCCGAGGGTGGCGCGGAGGACGCGGGGGCAGCCCCACAGGCCTCCGACGGAGGCACGGACGGCCACGACCCCCAGCTTAGCCCCCGAGGTCCCGGTTGCCAGGGCAACTGCAGCCGCCACGATGGCGAGGGTGGCCCTGGCAGCAAGGGAGCAGTGGTCGAGGGGGCCTGCGCCCCTCCCCTGGCCGAACGGGCCCCGAGGGCCCTGGCCCCTGGTGGAGACGCAACGCCGGCGGCAGTGACCTCCTCAAGACTGCTGGAGTT CAGGCTCACTGTGTCTTTCCGGTCGCCCCTGGAGGCAGAGATGGCCCGCAGGTCCCTGACTACACACGTCCAACGCCACCGAGGGTTGGCTCAGAAGGAGCTCTGCGTGAGGGGCAGCGCCCTGGCCGTGTGCGTCCTCCAAGA GAGATGGACTACTGAAAACCCCATCTTCTTCCGAGTTTCCGTCAACTCCTTCCTGGACCGGCTTCCCCTGGTGATAGGAAACATTCGCGCCTTGGGGTCCCGGCCTCCGCGACGCCTAGGCCCGGGAAAGGGGGCCGAGGCCTAA
- the LOC131502559 gene encoding EKC/KEOPS complex subunit LAGE3-like isoform X3: protein MRAPDDEAASPAPDDGAEEVAVTQAPDEDGADGAAVTRAPEGGAEDAGAAPQASDGGTDGHDPQLSPRGPGCQGNCSRHDGEGGPGSKGAVVEGACAPPLAERAPRALAPGGDATPAAVTSSRLLEFRLTVSFRSPLEAEMARRSLTTHVQRHRGLAQKELCVRGSALAVRWTTENPIFFRVSVNSFLDRLPLVIGNIRALGSRPPRRLGPGKGAEA from the exons ATGAGGGCCCCGGACGACGAAGCGGCCTCTCCGGCCCCGGACGACGGCGCGGAGGAAGTGGCGGTCACGCAGGCCCCTGACGAGGACGGCGCGGACGGCGCGGCGGTCACGCGGGCTCCCGAGGGTGGCGCGGAGGACGCGGGGGCAGCCCCACAGGCCTCCGACGGAGGCACGGACGGCCACGACCCCCAGCTTAGCCCCCGAGGTCCCGGTTGCCAGGGCAACTGCAGCCGCCACGATGGCGAGGGTGGCCCTGGCAGCAAGGGAGCAGTGGTCGAGGGGGCCTGCGCCCCTCCCCTGGCCGAACGGGCCCCGAGGGCCCTGGCCCCTGGTGGAGACGCAACGCCGGCGGCAGTGACCTCCTCAAGACTGCTGGAGTT CAGGCTCACTGTGTCTTTCCGGTCGCCCCTGGAGGCAGAGATGGCCCGCAGGTCCCTGACTACACACGTCCAACGCCACCGAGGGTTGGCTCAGAAGGAGCTCTGCGTGAGGGGCAGCGCCCTGGCCGT GAGATGGACTACTGAAAACCCCATCTTCTTCCGAGTTTCCGTCAACTCCTTCCTGGACCGGCTTCCCCTGGTGATAGGAAACATTCGCGCCTTGGGGTCCCGGCCTCCGCGACGCCTAGGCCCGGGAAAGGGGGCCGAGGCCTAA
- the LOC131502559 gene encoding EKC/KEOPS complex subunit Lage3-like isoform X2 encodes MRAPDDEAASPAPDDGAEEVAVTQAPDEDGADGAAVTRAPEGGAEDAGAAPQASDGGTDGHDPQLSPRGPGCQGNCSRHDGEGGPGSKGAVVEGACAPPLAERAPRALAPGGDATPAAVTSSRLLELLTVSFRSPLEAEMARRSLTTHVQRHRGLAQKELCVRGSALAVCVLQERWTTENPIFFRVSVNSFLDRLPLVIGNIRALGSRPPRRLGPGKGAEA; translated from the exons ATGAGGGCCCCGGACGACGAAGCGGCCTCTCCGGCCCCGGACGACGGCGCGGAGGAAGTGGCGGTCACGCAGGCCCCTGACGAGGACGGCGCGGACGGCGCGGCGGTCACGCGGGCTCCCGAGGGTGGCGCGGAGGACGCGGGGGCAGCCCCACAGGCCTCCGACGGAGGCACGGACGGCCACGACCCCCAGCTTAGCCCCCGAGGTCCCGGTTGCCAGGGCAACTGCAGCCGCCACGATGGCGAGGGTGGCCCTGGCAGCAAGGGAGCAGTGGTCGAGGGGGCCTGCGCCCCTCCCCTGGCCGAACGGGCCCCGAGGGCCCTGGCCCCTGGTGGAGACGCAACGCCGGCGGCAGTGACCTCCTCAAGACTGCTGGAGTT GCTCACTGTGTCTTTCCGGTCGCCCCTGGAGGCAGAGATGGCCCGCAGGTCCCTGACTACACACGTCCAACGCCACCGAGGGTTGGCTCAGAAGGAGCTCTGCGTGAGGGGCAGCGCCCTGGCCGTGTGCGTCCTCCAAGA GAGATGGACTACTGAAAACCCCATCTTCTTCCGAGTTTCCGTCAACTCCTTCCTGGACCGGCTTCCCCTGGTGATAGGAAACATTCGCGCCTTGGGGTCCCGGCCTCCGCGACGCCTAGGCCCGGGAAAGGGGGCCGAGGCCTAA